One genomic region from Jilunia laotingensis encodes:
- a CDS encoding DUF4279 domain-containing protein codes for MEISEGFFETYDSDFVMESFLNEMDKYAIVIHEWCKKHCLKVKTKIISEAKISLTPSFSLSSQMIKFLNKTDSEIDFELSILTEKEYER; via the coding sequence ATGGAGATTTCAGAAGGTTTTTTTGAGACATATGATAGTGATTTTGTCATGGAATCATTTTTAAATGAAATGGACAAATATGCTATTGTTATTCATGAATGGTGTAAGAAACATTGCTTGAAGGTAAAAACAAAAATTATATCTGAGGCTAAAATATCTTTAACACCATCATTCTCCTTGAGTAGCCAAATGATCAAATTCCTAAATAAAACAGATTCTGAAATTGATTTTGAACTGTCTATTTTGACGGAAAAAGAATATGAAAGATAG
- a CDS encoding T9SS type A sorting domain-containing protein: MKPLLLFLFASVLSLGLSSQITLNSLCNLPRSGDRLVKQQVDYKAPGGKGVGVVWDFSDQTPLNDHYELNYRSLDVHSDTLVGTEHRTMYYYYLRGDSLYSLGYENPTTLITYRKPETLLVFPFTYGRTFTDYFEGTGSYCDQLDIHVQGKSQVTADASGMLVLPGGDTLRHVLRVHHRKCMVESMEPFTPGSSLRADTLPLILNRDSIDWYLANDSSSLQVDTWRWYADGYRYPIFESVSGSICCLGKASPYFATSFYYPPHEQYYALDEDSDNRERRDGFVEKEYSVSNGNGEDGDGRGYSDERISYGISIDTQGELKIDYLLNESADVLIGLYDLQGRQLSDVRRQESPAGRYTETLSLVDFPDGEYLLRLVVGGKTYGEKVLKR, translated from the coding sequence ATGAAACCACTACTTCTCTTCTTGTTCGCGTCTGTACTCTCTCTTGGGCTGTCCTCCCAGATTACCTTGAATAGTTTGTGTAACCTTCCCCGTTCGGGCGACCGCCTTGTCAAACAGCAAGTTGACTATAAGGCTCCCGGTGGTAAGGGAGTGGGGGTTGTCTGGGATTTCAGCGATCAAACCCCGTTGAACGACCATTACGAGTTGAATTACCGTTCCTTGGACGTACATTCTGATACCCTTGTCGGTACTGAACACCGCACGATGTACTATTATTATCTGCGTGGCGATTCCCTCTATTCCCTGGGTTATGAGAATCCCACTACCCTGATCACTTACCGCAAACCTGAAACCCTGCTCGTTTTCCCTTTCACTTACGGTCGTACGTTCACCGATTATTTTGAAGGGACTGGCAGTTATTGTGACCAGCTCGACATCCACGTACAGGGTAAGTCTCAGGTCACCGCGGATGCCTCCGGGATGCTTGTCCTTCCGGGGGGCGACACGTTGAGGCATGTTTTGCGCGTGCATCATCGCAAATGCATGGTCGAAAGTATGGAACCTTTCACCCCGGGTTCCTCCTTGCGCGCGGACACCCTCCCTCTCATCCTGAACCGCGACAGCATCGACTGGTACCTTGCCAATGACTCCTCCTCTTTGCAGGTGGACACTTGGCGTTGGTATGCGGATGGCTACCGCTATCCCATCTTCGAGTCCGTCTCCGGCTCTATTTGCTGCCTTGGAAAAGCATCCCCCTATTTTGCCACCTCCTTCTACTATCCTCCTCACGAACAATACTACGCGCTGGACGAGGATTCCGACAACCGGGAGAGACGTGACGGCTTCGTTGAAAAAGAATATTCCGTCTCCAACGGCAACGGTGAAGACGGTGATGGCAGGGGCTATTCCGATGAGCGTATCAGTTATGGCATCAGCATCGATACTCAGGGCGAGCTGAAGATCGATTATCTCCTCAACGAATCCGCAGATGTGCTGATCGGGCTTTATGACTTGCAGGGTCGTCAGCTGAGTGATGTCCGTAGGCAGGAAAGTCCCGCTGGTCGTTATACCGAAACGCTTTCTCTGGTTGATTTTCCGGACGGTGAATACCTTCTCCGTCTGGTTGTTGGCGGAAAGACTTACGGTGAGAAAGTCCTGAAGCGGTAG
- a CDS encoding RHS repeat-associated core domain-containing protein produces the protein MKRLYFIISLLFVINSLFSQESSQNYVLTRTFLNESGTKYIDNIQYFDGLGRPIQTVQKGVTPNRSNLVTLQEYDGFGRATKSWLPHVSTSSYLDPVSFKSAVPGTYNGDSRPYDETVYEDSPLNRVVKQYGPGASWGTHPVSTSYLTNDDSKELVCKYYYVTSTDSLAQDKVYPARELYVAKSTDEDGNVSYLFTDKLGRQLLSRQMLNATPYDTYYVYDDFDNLRFVLPPGYQDTDSLSLFAYQYKYDEYGRCIEKTLPGCEVVKYVYDKADNLIFSQDGVQRKKGEWTFYLYDLFHRLVMRGICTNTNTSLVKSQIVKTQLARNSSTRMILAAGIGDTGYSSSFGISSPVLHTVNYYDDYTFLNLSGFSGKEGGSVNAKGLLTGNITFDLDGYTSYCTVSHYDTHGRVTKVISDNAMRGTETTTTSYTFTGKPLVVEYSHVARSVSPPLFSHIETYRYTYDHAERLTKVTHQLDEDPSVVLSENAYDELGRLQSKRFHGNSNLTTNYSYNIRNWVTKISGNSFKQSLYYDSNDGGSPACFNGNVSVMEWRVGTTASQRYDFSYDALNRLLSADYSSFQLAVTGNFPNFSERVLEYDKQGNIRRLQRYGKDSHFSSIQGPPKYTYPRVDDLTLNYRGNQLINVSDAGIDPLASGSFNYIDLHDDGSDDFAYDANGNLTKDLDKDINSISYNCLNLPEEISFTDNGNPRSISYSYDANGLKLSAEHVITDFTLTPMSSLSVQGNMSTSSPTRHFIKTFYGGNVIYKSNNTIYGDKWSSPKTRIERILTEEGYITLDGEDHEYHYYLKDHLGNIRVVMNQDGETIEQSNNYYPFGGIFESTGDGEQPYKFGGKEFDPMHGLNWCDFGNRYLRNDGPGWMSIDPLCEKYYSISPYVYCNNNPVNCIDPDGRDWYQNNTTGAYYWQEGHEPIDGYTYIGPEVSIQLGQNSYFNAYQNAGVVANKAVSAFDLIYSSGKLQNQFLGKDSPLSENSKSELFNGLVNREVNELGLELGQRLLYAEAILSGIGSVGSIGRLGNLLFKNMTKGGKTAFFKGAKYSNKVVSQMKKADDIVHSFPKSVDGYATKFGQWSIKIGADGKVYQWLEMPGSYGGKTGVFEYIKDANGIINHRYFKIP, from the coding sequence ATGAAAAGGCTTTATTTCATCATTTCATTACTATTTGTGATTAATTCCCTCTTTTCACAGGAGAGCAGCCAGAATTATGTCCTTACCCGCACTTTTCTCAACGAGTCCGGAACTAAATATATTGATAACATCCAGTACTTTGACGGTCTTGGTCGCCCTATCCAGACCGTTCAGAAAGGTGTGACCCCCAACCGTTCGAATCTTGTCACCTTGCAGGAATATGATGGTTTCGGCCGTGCGACCAAGAGCTGGCTTCCCCATGTCAGTACCTCCTCCTACCTCGATCCCGTTTCTTTCAAGAGCGCTGTTCCCGGTACTTACAATGGCGACAGCCGTCCTTATGACGAGACGGTCTATGAGGACTCCCCTTTGAACCGCGTGGTTAAACAATACGGCCCCGGGGCATCTTGGGGGACACATCCTGTTTCCACCTCTTATTTGACGAACGATGATAGTAAAGAGCTTGTCTGTAAATACTATTATGTTACTTCGACTGACAGTCTGGCACAGGACAAAGTTTACCCTGCGCGGGAATTGTATGTTGCAAAATCCACCGATGAGGACGGAAATGTCTCTTACCTCTTCACGGACAAGTTGGGCCGCCAGCTTCTTAGCCGGCAAATGTTGAATGCCACTCCGTATGATACTTATTATGTCTACGATGATTTCGACAATTTGCGTTTTGTCCTCCCTCCCGGCTATCAAGATACGGACAGCCTCTCCCTTTTTGCATACCAATATAAGTACGATGAATACGGGCGTTGCATCGAGAAAACACTTCCCGGCTGCGAGGTCGTAAAATATGTTTATGACAAGGCTGACAACCTCATCTTTTCCCAGGACGGTGTTCAACGCAAGAAGGGCGAATGGACCTTCTACCTTTACGATCTTTTCCATCGCCTTGTGATGCGTGGCATCTGTACCAATACGAACACCTCTTTGGTAAAAAGCCAGATTGTCAAGACCCAACTGGCAAGAAATTCCTCCACCCGCATGATCCTTGCAGCGGGAATAGGTGATACGGGCTATTCCTCTTCTTTTGGAATATCCTCACCCGTCCTTCACACAGTGAACTATTATGACGACTATACTTTCCTGAACCTCAGTGGCTTTTCCGGCAAGGAAGGCGGCAGTGTGAATGCCAAGGGGCTGTTGACAGGCAATATCACTTTTGATCTGGATGGTTATACAAGCTACTGTACGGTCAGCCATTATGACACTCATGGTCGGGTCACGAAAGTAATCAGTGACAATGCCATGCGAGGCACGGAGACCACTACGACATCTTATACCTTTACAGGCAAACCGCTTGTCGTGGAATATAGCCATGTCGCCCGGAGCGTCAGCCCCCCCTTATTCTCCCATATTGAAACCTATCGTTACACTTATGACCATGCGGAACGTTTGACCAAAGTAACGCACCAATTGGATGAAGACCCTTCGGTCGTATTATCCGAAAACGCCTATGACGAGTTAGGCCGTTTGCAATCAAAAAGATTCCATGGGAATTCGAACCTTACAACCAATTACAGTTACAACATTCGCAATTGGGTGACAAAAATTTCAGGCAATTCCTTTAAGCAGTCCCTCTACTACGATAGCAATGACGGTGGCTCCCCGGCCTGTTTCAACGGTAATGTCAGCGTGATGGAATGGCGTGTGGGTACTACCGCGTCTCAAAGATATGATTTCTCTTACGATGCCCTGAATCGCCTGCTTTCGGCTGACTATTCCAGTTTTCAATTGGCTGTTACTGGAAATTTCCCCAACTTCAGCGAGCGCGTTCTTGAATATGACAAGCAAGGTAACATCCGCCGTCTTCAACGATATGGCAAAGATTCACATTTCAGTTCAATTCAGGGGCCCCCTAAGTATACTTACCCGCGTGTTGATGATTTAACATTGAATTATCGGGGTAACCAGTTGATAAATGTCAGTGATGCGGGTATTGATCCTTTGGCGAGCGGCAGTTTCAACTATATTGATCTTCATGACGACGGCTCTGATGATTTTGCTTATGATGCCAATGGCAATCTGACGAAAGACTTGGACAAGGACATCAATTCCATCTCCTATAATTGCCTCAACCTGCCGGAAGAGATATCATTTACTGACAATGGCAATCCCCGCAGCATTTCTTACAGTTATGATGCCAATGGTCTTAAACTGAGTGCCGAACATGTGATTACAGATTTTACACTCACGCCTATGTCTTCCTTGTCGGTTCAAGGAAACATGAGTACGAGTTCACCTACACGGCACTTTATTAAAACTTTTTATGGTGGAAATGTAATTTATAAGAGCAATAACACGATTTATGGTGACAAATGGAGTTCGCCTAAGACCAGGATCGAGCGTATTTTAACAGAAGAGGGCTATATCACGTTGGATGGTGAAGACCATGAATATCATTATTACCTGAAAGACCATTTGGGCAATATCCGCGTTGTCATGAATCAAGATGGAGAGACTATTGAGCAGTCGAACAACTATTATCCATTCGGTGGTATCTTTGAAAGTACCGGAGATGGTGAACAACCATACAAATTCGGTGGTAAAGAGTTCGATCCTATGCATGGATTGAATTGGTGTGATTTCGGAAACAGGTACTTAAGAAATGACGGGCCCGGCTGGATGAGCATTGATCCGTTATGTGAAAAGTATTATTCGATTAGTCCGTATGTATATTGTAATAATAATCCTGTGAATTGTATTGATCCTGATGGGAGAGATTGGTATCAAAACAATACGACTGGAGCTTACTACTGGCAGGAAGGGCATGAACCAATTGATGGATATACATATATTGGTCCTGAAGTTTCTATACAATTGGGACAGAATTCTTATTTTAATGCCTATCAAAATGCTGGTGTAGTAGCAAATAAAGCTGTAAGTGCCTTTGATTTAATATATTCCAGTGGAAAACTACAAAATCAGTTTTTGGGTAAAGATAGTCCTTTATCAGAGAATTCTAAATCTGAATTATTCAATGGTTTAGTTAATCGGGAAGTGAATGAATTAGGATTAGAATTAGGACAAAGATTACTGTATGCTGAAGCTATTTTAAGTGGTATTGGAAGTGTTGGCTCAATTGGAAGATTAGGGAACTTGCTATTTAAAAATATGACTAAGGGAGGAAAGACTGCTTTTTTTAAGGGTGCAAAATATTCTAATAAGGTTGTTAGCCAAATGAAAAAAGCGGATGATATAGTTCATAGTTTTCCTAAAAGCGTAGATGGATATGCTACTAAATTTGGTCAATGGAGTATAAAAATAGGTGCTGACGGAAAAGTTTACCAGTGGTTGGAAATGCCAGGCAGCTATGGAGGTAAAACAGGTGTGTTTGAATATATTAAGGATGCCAACGGAATAATTAATCATAGATATTTTAAAATACCATAA
- a CDS encoding DUF6984 family protein, whose protein sequence is MYSLWELEEFMKLNKTRKLNPQEEKLLEELIVRSNKNILSTWKSDLIVSSLDDGGMGSLALFPGNTINEDRHFGSQVSECQFRDVDGVLVIASLYLDKDDKLFEMNIWKVDFSKLIKIPSHFENVSFENSNILN, encoded by the coding sequence ATGTATTCGCTTTGGGAATTGGAAGAATTCATGAAATTAAATAAAACCAGAAAGTTAAATCCGCAGGAGGAGAAGCTTTTAGAAGAATTGATAGTGCGGTCAAATAAAAATATTCTTTCTACTTGGAAGAGTGATTTGATAGTTTCTTCTTTAGATGATGGAGGAATGGGAAGTTTAGCATTATTTCCTGGTAATACGATTAATGAAGATCGTCATTTTGGTTCGCAAGTAAGTGAATGTCAATTTAGAGATGTTGATGGAGTGTTGGTAATAGCTTCCTTATATTTAGATAAAGATGATAAACTTTTCGAAATGAATATTTGGAAAGTTGATTTCAGTAAGCTGATAAAGATTCCATCACATTTTGAAAATGTTAGTTTTGAGAATTCTAACATACTTAATTGA